One window of Mucilaginibacter inviolabilis genomic DNA carries:
- the tmpA gene encoding 2-trimethylaminoethylphosphonate dioxygenase, with the protein MSAQTPIEKIVETPGNLVVHWENGEISKYPYLYLRDNCPSPSTIHSNGQKLIETSCINAAISAQNSELRNGTEVLINWDTEDHTSLFSAQWLFDHRLSKAAIAERRQQHMAHEPVELWNATLNQHLPVGDYGAISVSDEALCSWLANVSRYGFAVLRNVPAELGMVSKVVELFGYVRETNYGKLFDVKTTVNPNNLAFTSLGLSAHTDNPYRNPTPTLQLLHCLQSSAVGGNSVVVDGFKVIADLKAYSPQMFRLLSTTPVTFRFENQDQWIERTDTIIGLDVFGEVNAIRFNNRSVQAFEVDEDNMPAFYAAYQQLAKMIDDERYFVQFKMEATDLFIVDNERVMHGRSAYDGSAGERFLQGTYADRDGLLSKLCVLKRKVISQLV; encoded by the coding sequence ATGAGCGCACAAACACCAATCGAAAAAATAGTTGAAACTCCGGGTAACCTGGTGGTTCACTGGGAAAACGGAGAAATATCCAAGTATCCATATCTGTATCTGAGAGACAACTGTCCCTCGCCATCAACTATACATAGCAATGGGCAGAAATTGATTGAAACTTCATGCATCAATGCAGCTATAAGCGCCCAAAACAGCGAACTGCGTAATGGTACGGAGGTACTGATCAATTGGGATACTGAAGATCATACCAGCTTATTTAGTGCACAATGGTTATTTGACCATCGTTTGTCAAAAGCAGCCATTGCCGAACGCCGTCAACAGCATATGGCACATGAACCTGTTGAATTATGGAATGCTACCTTAAATCAGCACCTTCCGGTTGGTGATTATGGAGCCATATCGGTTAGCGATGAAGCTTTGTGCTCATGGCTGGCAAATGTAAGCAGGTATGGTTTTGCGGTTTTGCGTAATGTGCCAGCAGAATTAGGTATGGTAAGCAAGGTGGTGGAATTATTTGGTTATGTACGCGAAACTAATTATGGGAAACTTTTTGATGTTAAAACCACCGTTAATCCTAATAATCTGGCATTTACATCGCTAGGCTTGAGCGCCCATACCGATAACCCCTATCGTAACCCTACACCTACACTGCAATTGCTACATTGCTTACAATCCAGTGCCGTTGGTGGTAATTCTGTAGTGGTTGATGGCTTTAAAGTTATTGCTGATCTGAAAGCGTATTCACCTCAAATGTTCCGCTTGCTGTCAACCACACCGGTAACTTTCCGGTTTGAAAATCAAGATCAGTGGATTGAAAGAACAGATACAATTATTGGTCTTGATGTTTTTGGTGAAGTAAATGCCATTAGGTTTAACAACAGATCTGTACAGGCATTTGAGGTGGATGAAGATAACATGCCTGCATTTTATGCCGCCTACCAGCAACTGGCTAAGATGATTGATGATGAACGTTATTTTGTTCAGTTCAAGATGGAAGCTACTGACCTTTTCATTGTGGATAACGAAAGGGTAATGCATGGTCGCAGTGCTTATGACGGATCTGCCGGTGAGCGTTTCTTACAAGGCACCTATGCCGACAGGGATGGCCTATTAAGCAAACTCTGCGTGTTAAAACGCAAAGTAATATCCCAACTGGTTTAA
- a CDS encoding TauD/TfdA family dioxygenase — translation MDKYTIVSYSIDKTGLTILWGDGHTSIFYYIYLRDNCPSPLNIHQNGQRITETAQLDADIRPRHIDLVHNDMINITWEQDGHQSEFTAKWLRDHCLSKQEIEKREMKHRLFEPVELWNSTLDIGVPQAEYQQVIEDNSSLTVWLEYVRRYGFAVLNNVPVRHGAVAEVARLFGYVRETNYGRIYNEKTVLQPNNLTYTSLALSPSTDNPYRDPVPTLQLLHCLHNQVQSGDTIVVDGFRVAAEFRIKYPYLFDLLSTVPVNFRFRDKDHWIERKATIIGLDPQKEISSLRFNNRAIQPFEIDNQLIILFYKAYQTFARMLDNTDFQVKFKMTPGQLIIVDNERILHGRTSFDSKEGKRHLQGTYADRDGLLSKLRMLKKKQIRN, via the coding sequence ATGGACAAGTATACTATCGTTAGTTATTCAATTGATAAAACTGGGCTTACCATTTTATGGGGAGATGGGCATACCAGCATCTTTTACTACATCTATTTAAGAGATAACTGCCCTTCTCCATTAAATATTCATCAAAACGGCCAAAGAATAACTGAAACTGCACAACTTGACGCCGATATAAGACCCAGACATATTGATCTTGTACACAACGACATGATAAATATTACCTGGGAACAAGACGGGCATCAGAGTGAGTTCACGGCAAAATGGTTACGGGATCACTGTCTTTCAAAACAGGAAATTGAAAAGCGCGAAATGAAGCACAGACTTTTTGAACCTGTTGAATTATGGAACAGCACCCTCGATATTGGAGTGCCGCAGGCAGAATATCAGCAGGTTATTGAGGATAACTCCTCGCTTACAGTTTGGCTGGAATATGTACGCCGGTATGGGTTTGCGGTTTTAAATAATGTACCTGTTCGACATGGCGCTGTTGCTGAGGTTGCGCGTTTATTTGGTTATGTGCGCGAAACAAACTATGGCCGTATTTATAATGAAAAAACAGTACTTCAGCCCAATAATCTCACTTATACTTCATTGGCATTGAGCCCAAGTACAGATAATCCATATCGCGATCCTGTACCTACGCTTCAATTATTACATTGTTTACATAACCAGGTACAAAGTGGCGACACCATCGTAGTGGATGGCTTTAGGGTAGCTGCAGAGTTCAGAATAAAATATCCTTATCTTTTTGACTTATTAAGTACCGTACCGGTAAACTTCCGTTTCCGGGATAAAGATCACTGGATAGAACGGAAGGCCACTATTATTGGTCTTGATCCGCAAAAAGAAATATCTTCCTTAAGGTTCAATAATAGAGCAATTCAACCTTTTGAGATAGACAACCAGCTCATTATACTGTTTTATAAGGCCTACCAGACCTTTGCGCGTATGCTTGATAATACGGATTTCCAGGTAAAATTTAAAATGACACCCGGGCAGCTTATTATAGTTGATAATGAGCGGATCCTGCATGGCCGCACAAGTTTTGACAGCAAAGAAGGAAAAAGGCACCTTCAGGGCACCTATGCTGACAGGGATGGACTTTTGAGTAAACTACGCATGCTCAAGAAAAAACAAATACGGAATTGA
- a CDS encoding RNA polymerase sigma factor produces MYNQLLYKEDIKRLIAGDETAFRLAYGVYSEKIYKLAYRFLKDPDLSAEIVQETFITFWINRDKLDPDVDLWPYLHVITKRLSINSLKQIYKSTDNLKLLIQRTILEHNYTDEHVAADDLKIFTQKIIDQLPRQQQLVFKLSRNEGLSYKEIADRLQISQHTVRNHMIQALKTLKTHLKSADLIFFLVMIIRH; encoded by the coding sequence TTGTATAATCAGCTCCTATACAAAGAAGATATTAAACGATTAATTGCCGGAGACGAAACCGCATTTAGATTAGCGTATGGTGTTTATAGTGAAAAAATTTACAAGCTAGCTTATAGATTTCTAAAGGATCCGGATTTGAGTGCCGAAATTGTTCAGGAGACTTTTATAACATTTTGGATAAACAGAGACAAACTGGATCCGGATGTAGATTTATGGCCCTATCTACATGTTATCACCAAACGACTTTCAATTAATTCATTAAAACAGATCTACAAATCGACTGATAACCTGAAGTTGTTAATTCAGCGTACTATTCTGGAACATAACTATACAGACGAGCATGTGGCTGCAGATGACCTTAAAATATTTACCCAAAAGATCATTGATCAGCTTCCCCGGCAGCAACAATTGGTTTTTAAGCTGAGCAGGAACGAGGGTTTATCCTACAAAGAAATCGCGGACAGGCTGCAAATTTCACAACATACGGTTAGAAATCATATGATTCAGGCATTAAAAACGCTGAAAACCCACCTGAAATCTGCCGACCTAATTTTCTTTTTGGTCATGATCATCCGCCATTAA
- a CDS encoding FecR family protein — MNKARLHNLLHQYLNGLISEDDCIELLDYIDHAGTDEIADAVTVDLVDLEKSPQFGEQQTGEIFQRIQSDFRFKESSQVKKDQTPIVKLYKNRWLQIAAACFLLLTGGVLYFSHQNKPKTDASQLMASRKTLIVPGSNKAFLTMANGKIILLSNASNGVLAKTNSGNISKIRNGQIVYNTTGAGKINDGQSIGDNILTTPKGGEYEVVLPDGTKVWLNAASSLNYPVAFTGNDRQIKLIGEAYFEVAKNKDKPFYVNINNVQVRVLGTHFNVEAYNDDENIKTTLLEGSVQISKNNTHSILAPGQQAVINKNSNNIVVSTADIDDAMAWKNGYFIFDHDNIQGIMKKVSRWYDVDVTYQGNFTDLKFGGTFYRSKSVEELLQHLESVGNIHFAIKGRRIIVMN, encoded by the coding sequence ATGAATAAAGCAAGGCTGCACAACTTGTTGCATCAATATTTAAATGGCCTTATAAGTGAGGATGACTGTATCGAGTTATTAGATTACATCGATCATGCAGGCACTGATGAAATTGCTGATGCAGTTACCGTTGATCTGGTTGATTTGGAAAAATCTCCTCAATTTGGAGAACAGCAGACAGGTGAAATCTTTCAGCGGATCCAATCTGATTTCCGTTTCAAAGAATCATCTCAGGTAAAGAAAGATCAAACTCCTATAGTCAAACTGTACAAAAACAGATGGCTTCAAATAGCAGCCGCCTGTTTCCTTTTGTTAACGGGAGGGGTATTATACTTTTCGCATCAAAATAAACCTAAAACAGACGCAAGCCAATTAATGGCTTCCCGTAAAACGCTAATTGTACCTGGATCTAACAAAGCGTTCTTAACTATGGCCAATGGCAAAATTATCTTGCTTTCCAATGCAAGCAATGGCGTACTGGCTAAAACAAACTCTGGCAACATATCGAAAATCCGTAACGGACAAATAGTATATAATACGACAGGTGCCGGAAAGATAAATGATGGTCAATCCATCGGGGATAATATATTAACTACGCCTAAAGGGGGCGAATATGAGGTGGTTTTACCCGATGGTACTAAAGTATGGCTAAATGCAGCCTCATCCTTAAATTATCCGGTTGCATTTACTGGCAATGATCGTCAGATTAAATTGATAGGTGAAGCATATTTTGAAGTGGCAAAAAATAAAGATAAACCCTTTTATGTAAACATTAATAATGTACAGGTACGGGTATTAGGAACTCATTTCAACGTTGAGGCATATAACGATGATGAGAATATCAAAACCACTTTATTGGAAGGATCCGTACAGATAAGCAAGAACAATACTCACTCCATTCTTGCGCCGGGTCAGCAGGCAGTTATCAATAAGAATTCCAACAACATTGTTGTATCTACCGCTGATATTGATGATGCAATGGCCTGGAAAAATGGGTATTTTATTTTCGATCATGATAATATCCAGGGTATTATGAAAAAAGTATCACGCTGGTATGATGTTGATGTTACCTACCAGGGGAATTTTACCGACTTAAAATTTGGAGGCACTTTTTACCGGTCAAAAAGTGTCGAAGAGTTATTACAACATCTGGAAAGTGTAGGGAATATTCATTTTGCTATAAAAGGAAGGAGGATAATTGTGATGAATTAA
- a CDS encoding TonB-dependent receptor, producing the protein MKLTLILLSVTFLQVSATTYAQKVTLKLKNATIKEAFKKIQAQTKYDFLYTEDELVLAEPVTLDLNNISLKEALDICFRNQPLGYRIVNTTILVNKKPVISKEKVNRKTITGQVTDDKGGVLPGVTVREKGTSNTVVTDTEGKYSISVTDDNALLVFSFIGFDTQEVTAGGNTLINIKLKENNTSLSEVVVVGYGTQSRVNINGAVSTVGAKDIGSKPVLNTFQALQGESPNLIIQQSSLDPGADAVVNIRGVGTTGSNDPLVVIDGIVTQGSNSLNTINPNDIASVTILKDAGSAAIYGSRAANGVILVTTKSGKLNQKPTISYNGSYGTQVPDILVHKISAADNAYDKNMALVNSGLAPAYSPEQIQELQAEGRGTWDVNHLVYNAPLQSHNLNITGGGETNSYFIGAGYQDQMNSFVGNGGSGSKFGYQKYNLRLNQTSIIGKFKFNVILNYTKTRNKTTSGSEGFIIADANRVPANYNWQDANGNYLTNPVSSQLNSLGLLQKGGFNQSDNDEIFGNLNGTLSITKDLKLTGVFGGTLNNNGSFYNDKVVNFLPVGASANNDLTVADGNYKKNLFNTQLYLNYGKSIGKHTINATLGVSSESYSGRGFNLSKSLTDPTLGTPTTGTTISPTGSNNSVGIDANSLLSAYGRVNYNYQNRYFLDFVFREDASSKFAPGKRASFFPSVNAGWLLSDEKFMKQFSNTLNYFKLRASYGILGNQNVGNFQYQTTYFNYTAAYGFNNTLVGGAGTYQSNPDLTWESAATFNVGVDFSLFNDKLTGSFDYFNKVTRNILQTPQDVPSIFGAGLADANVAKVRDAGWEAQLTYTLRTKGVTQSFSANIADNQNTLLKLTGTATEQITQPDVYGLIRKVGQPITEYYGYETNGLYQNQADINASPKIAGLAVQPGDLKFKDLNHDGVIDSKDKTELGNPFPRYTFGFTYRIAAAGFDLMVFIQGVGKRDEFLRGELVEPYQGGYGATLYDHQTDFWTPQNTNAKYPRLATSGPSNVNNWQTGSDLFKYNAAYARLKNVNIGYTLPKSVTRRLGIEKLRVSLIGQNLATLTKLKFADPETSEFNSNLNLNASSNSPRSYLLSAFYGAGIDLTF; encoded by the coding sequence ATGAAATTAACCCTTATTTTGCTCTCGGTAACCTTTCTACAGGTGTCCGCGACAACTTATGCTCAAAAGGTTACTTTAAAGCTTAAAAATGCAACTATTAAAGAAGCTTTCAAGAAAATACAGGCACAAACCAAGTATGATTTTTTGTATACCGAAGATGAGCTCGTATTAGCAGAACCGGTCACTTTAGATCTGAACAATATAAGTTTAAAGGAAGCTTTGGATATCTGTTTCCGCAACCAGCCCTTGGGTTACAGGATTGTAAATACAACCATTTTGGTGAATAAAAAGCCTGTAATATCAAAAGAAAAGGTAAACCGAAAAACTATTACCGGGCAGGTAACAGATGATAAAGGGGGAGTCCTGCCTGGGGTTACTGTTAGAGAAAAAGGCACCTCTAACACAGTTGTGACAGATACGGAAGGAAAGTACAGCATTTCCGTAACTGATGATAATGCCTTGTTGGTATTTAGTTTTATTGGGTTTGATACACAGGAGGTAACTGCCGGTGGCAACACTTTAATTAATATAAAGCTCAAGGAAAATAACACGAGTCTTAGCGAGGTTGTTGTTGTTGGTTATGGTACACAAAGTAGGGTAAACATAAATGGTGCGGTAAGTACAGTTGGCGCTAAAGACATCGGCAGTAAACCCGTCCTGAATACTTTTCAGGCCTTGCAGGGCGAATCACCCAATTTAATTATCCAGCAAAGCTCGCTTGATCCGGGCGCTGATGCCGTTGTAAACATAAGAGGCGTGGGCACAACCGGCAGCAATGATCCTTTAGTGGTGATTGATGGAATTGTAACCCAGGGCAGTAACAGCTTAAATACAATCAACCCCAATGACATAGCAAGCGTTACTATACTAAAAGATGCCGGTTCGGCCGCCATCTATGGTTCGCGCGCGGCTAATGGGGTAATATTAGTTACAACCAAAAGTGGAAAACTGAACCAAAAACCTACTATAAGTTATAACGGAAGTTACGGCACACAAGTACCTGATATATTGGTGCATAAAATAAGCGCTGCCGATAACGCTTATGATAAAAATATGGCGTTGGTAAATTCAGGCCTGGCGCCGGCCTATTCACCAGAGCAAATACAAGAACTACAGGCCGAAGGCAGAGGAACCTGGGATGTAAATCATTTGGTGTACAATGCTCCTTTACAATCGCACAATTTAAATATAACAGGAGGTGGCGAAACAAATTCTTATTTTATAGGAGCCGGTTACCAGGATCAAATGAACAGTTTTGTTGGTAATGGTGGCTCAGGCAGTAAATTTGGATATCAAAAATATAACCTGCGTTTAAACCAAACTTCAATAATTGGTAAATTTAAATTTAATGTAATACTAAATTATACCAAAACCCGTAACAAAACCACAAGTGGCAGTGAAGGTTTTATTATTGCGGATGCCAATCGTGTGCCTGCAAATTATAACTGGCAGGATGCTAATGGTAACTACCTGACCAATCCGGTATCCTCTCAACTAAATTCATTAGGCTTACTACAAAAAGGAGGGTTTAACCAAAGCGATAATGATGAAATTTTCGGGAACTTGAATGGTACTTTAAGCATTACCAAAGACTTAAAGTTAACCGGTGTATTTGGCGGTACCCTCAATAACAATGGTAGTTTTTATAATGACAAAGTAGTTAACTTTTTACCGGTAGGAGCATCAGCAAATAATGATCTCACGGTTGCTGATGGGAATTACAAAAAGAACCTGTTCAACACACAGCTATATTTAAATTATGGCAAAAGCATAGGTAAGCATACAATTAACGCTACCCTTGGTGTTTCGAGCGAAAGCTATAGCGGAAGAGGGTTTAACTTATCTAAAAGCCTTACAGATCCTACATTAGGAACTCCTACAACTGGTACTACTATAAGCCCTACCGGCTCAAATAATAGTGTTGGTATTGACGCCAATAGTCTGCTTTCGGCCTATGGTCGCGTAAACTATAATTATCAAAACCGGTACTTTCTGGATTTTGTATTTCGGGAAGATGCTTCATCTAAGTTTGCACCGGGTAAAAGAGCGAGTTTCTTTCCCTCTGTAAATGCAGGCTGGCTGTTATCAGATGAGAAGTTTATGAAACAGTTTAGCAATACTCTCAACTATTTTAAATTAAGGGCATCATACGGTATATTGGGTAATCAAAATGTTGGCAATTTTCAATACCAGACAACTTATTTTAACTATACGGCGGCCTATGGGTTTAATAATACATTGGTGGGTGGCGCCGGCACTTATCAATCCAATCCAGATCTGACATGGGAAAGCGCAGCAACATTTAATGTTGGTGTTGATTTTAGTTTATTTAACGATAAACTTACCGGGTCATTTGATTATTTCAACAAAGTAACCCGTAATATTTTACAAACCCCTCAGGATGTACCTTCTATTTTTGGAGCCGGACTTGCAGATGCTAATGTGGCTAAAGTTAGGGATGCGGGATGGGAGGCCCAGCTAACCTATACCTTAAGAACTAAAGGCGTTACCCAAAGCTTTAGTGCCAACATAGCAGATAATCAAAACACCTTATTAAAATTAACTGGAACGGCAACCGAGCAAATTACACAGCCGGATGTTTATGGATTAATAAGAAAAGTAGGTCAGCCAATAACAGAATATTATGGTTATGAAACAAATGGCCTGTACCAGAACCAGGCTGATATCAATGCTTCTCCAAAAATAGCTGGACTCGCAGTGCAGCCAGGGGATTTGAAGTTTAAAGATTTAAATCATGATGGCGTAATAGATTCCAAAGATAAAACCGAATTGGGGAACCCTTTTCCTCGATATACATTTGGATTTACCTACCGGATAGCTGCCGCCGGCTTTGATCTGATGGTATTTATACAAGGAGTTGGCAAAAGAGACGAGTTTTTGAGAGGCGAACTGGTTGAACCCTATCAGGGAGGATATGGAGCTACTCTTTATGATCACCAAACTGACTTCTGGACGCCCCAAAATACAAACGCTAAATATCCACGATTAGCCACCTCAGGCCCTTCAAATGTTAATAACTGGCAAACCGGATCTGATCTTTTTAAATATAATGCCGCTTATGCCAGATTAAAAAATGTAAATATTGGCTATACTCTTCCCAAAAGTGTTACCAGAAGATTGGGGATCGAAAAGTTGAGGGTATCTCTTATCGGGCAAAACCTGGCAACCCTTACTAAGCTGAAATTTGCTGATCCGGAAACATCGGAGTTTAATAGCAACCTGAACTTAAATGCCAGTTCAAACAGCCCCCGGAGTTATCTGCTATCTGCATTTTATGGAGCAGGGATCGATTTAACATTTTAA
- a CDS encoding RagB/SusD family nutrient uptake outer membrane protein, producing MNLLKKIFIAVLIITAIAGCKKLDIVPTDRFSDATFWKVDANVYNALYNNYHLIYNDGLYFSAEALSDNAYSRAGDVAIISGGNATASTGKFAGDWSNYYSDIKSCNEFLTFVNQNTTLSKDVLNRMIAETRFLRAFAHFNLTKWYGDVPLVTDNITPDEAKVIARTPKADVIKFILSELDAALPYLPSKDQLAVSENGRITKGAALALEARVLLYQGDRMADVVTVCEKLINNQTANGTYSLNPSYTALFSDKVVNKTNNETILSLQYVPTTPLSWSDFFDFAPLSVGGRVISMSPTQELVNDYIMLNGKAITDATSGYDENNPYVNRDPRFTATIVYDGYKWDNGGGVNGTSKTIYIKPGSDPSDKNGIPGGPDEYVGDRESSSPTGYYWRKYFDPNAQASYVSGLNLHLFRYAEILLDYAEAKNSLGQMNATIWNQTIGALRARAGFTDPGALNYPTTGDMTAIIRRERRVELALEGLRVDDIRRWKIAEVVMNGYAHGARFSGDFTTDNGYIRAQKRQFNPSRDYLWAIPANDLSLDKNLTQNPGY from the coding sequence ATGAACCTTTTAAAAAAGATCTTCATTGCAGTTTTAATAATAACAGCAATTGCGGGATGTAAAAAATTGGATATTGTTCCAACGGATCGGTTTTCAGATGCTACCTTTTGGAAAGTTGATGCCAATGTGTACAATGCACTATATAACAACTACCACCTAATTTATAACGATGGTTTATATTTTAGCGCCGAAGCCCTGTCTGATAATGCCTATTCGCGGGCCGGTGATGTGGCTATTATATCCGGCGGAAACGCCACTGCCAGCACCGGGAAGTTTGCGGGAGATTGGAGCAACTATTACTCAGACATCAAGTCGTGTAACGAGTTTTTAACTTTTGTAAATCAAAACACAACATTATCAAAAGATGTGTTAAACAGGATGATAGCCGAAACACGTTTTTTGCGTGCTTTTGCACATTTCAATTTAACAAAATGGTATGGCGATGTGCCCCTGGTAACCGACAATATTACTCCTGATGAAGCAAAGGTGATAGCCAGAACACCGAAAGCTGATGTTATTAAATTCATTCTTTCTGAACTGGATGCAGCCCTTCCTTATCTGCCTTCAAAAGATCAACTCGCTGTAAGTGAAAATGGAAGAATCACAAAAGGGGCAGCACTAGCCCTGGAAGCACGGGTGCTGCTATATCAGGGCGATAGGATGGCCGATGTGGTGACCGTTTGCGAAAAACTGATCAATAACCAAACAGCCAATGGCACCTACTCACTAAACCCCAGTTATACTGCCTTGTTTAGTGATAAAGTGGTAAACAAAACCAATAATGAAACGATACTTTCTTTGCAATACGTGCCTACTACGCCCCTTTCCTGGTCAGATTTTTTTGATTTCGCACCTTTATCTGTAGGCGGTCGCGTAATTTCCATGTCGCCAACACAGGAACTGGTTAATGATTATATCATGCTTAATGGTAAAGCCATTACCGATGCTACATCTGGTTATGACGAAAACAATCCTTATGTAAACCGTGATCCAAGGTTTACGGCAACCATAGTTTATGATGGTTACAAATGGGATAACGGGGGTGGTGTTAATGGTACAAGTAAAACCATTTACATTAAACCAGGAAGCGATCCTTCGGATAAAAACGGTATACCCGGCGGACCTGATGAGTATGTTGGAGACAGGGAAAGCTCCTCGCCAACAGGTTACTACTGGCGTAAATATTTTGACCCAAACGCACAGGCCAGCTATGTATCAGGTTTAAACCTTCATTTATTCAGGTATGCCGAAATATTACTTGATTATGCGGAAGCAAAAAACAGCCTGGGTCAAATGAATGCTACTATCTGGAACCAAACCATCGGCGCGTTAAGGGCTCGTGCAGGCTTTACAGATCCGGGTGCGTTAAACTATCCAACCACCGGTGATATGACGGCCATTATCAGGCGTGAAAGAAGGGTTGAACTTGCTTTGGAGGGATTGAGGGTTGATGATATCAGAAGATGGAAGATAGCCGAGGTGGTGATGAACGGTTATGCCCATGGCGCCAGGTTTTCCGGCGATTTTACTACCGATAATGGATATATCAGAGCTCAGAAAAGGCAATTTAATCCATCAAGAGATTATTTATGGGCAATACCCGCCAATGACCTTAGCCTTGATAAAAATCTTACTCAAAATCCTGGTTATTAA
- a CDS encoding SusE domain-containing protein, with amino-acid sequence MIILIMIAFTSCKKDTRALNTDVAPVAALNAPANQASFNLQPTTGPSVLFTWTASTTQDLVLYEVAFDKADGDFSKPIYKVLSDGSGVQPQATITQKVLNTVASLAGIASLSTGTFKWAVITSKATNAKVSGESHTIQVTRPAGFAVLPNTLYLTGTATEQGDDITKAIAFKKTGDGTFELYTSLQPGSYTLVDKNSGTPTVYSIQNNTSVIAGGSTAVTGAKNVYRISIDLSNAAATLTQIVSVGFFSAPDNKVYFTLPYIGNSQWEIANTTIVIPKESYGLDSRYKYKFVVMDAAGNQSVEWYGSVNSDNPDPSATSPLSYYYMYPVDNSQYNFCFKILPAANNQNCNVNVNYSPGIANYTNTIIIK; translated from the coding sequence ATGATTATTTTAATCATGATAGCTTTTACATCCTGTAAAAAGGATACAAGGGCACTGAATACTGATGTGGCGCCGGTTGCTGCATTGAATGCACCTGCAAATCAGGCGAGTTTTAACTTACAACCCACAACCGGACCGAGCGTGTTGTTTACATGGACTGCCAGCACAACACAAGATCTGGTACTGTATGAAGTGGCATTTGATAAAGCCGATGGTGATTTTAGTAAACCAATCTATAAAGTGCTTTCTGATGGTTCTGGTGTTCAGCCACAGGCCACAATAACCCAAAAGGTTTTAAATACGGTTGCCTCGTTGGCGGGCATCGCCTCATTAAGTACCGGGACATTTAAATGGGCGGTTATTACTTCAAAAGCAACCAATGCAAAAGTTAGTGGCGAGAGTCATACTATTCAGGTCACAAGGCCAGCTGGTTTTGCGGTGCTTCCTAACACACTTTACCTTACAGGTACCGCTACAGAGCAGGGTGACGATATCACAAAAGCCATCGCTTTCAAAAAAACCGGCGACGGAACTTTTGAACTTTACACTTCTCTGCAGCCAGGCAGCTATACCTTAGTGGATAAAAACAGCGGGACTCCAACTGTATACTCGATACAAAATAACACCTCAGTTATAGCCGGTGGAAGTACAGCGGTAACGGGTGCTAAAAATGTTTATCGAATCTCTATAGATCTGAGTAATGCTGCCGCAACGCTTACGCAGATTGTTTCTGTTGGCTTTTTCTCTGCACCGGATAACAAAGTTTACTTTACCTTACCCTACATAGGCAACAGCCAATGGGAAATCGCTAATACAACTATAGTCATTCCAAAAGAATCCTATGGGTTGGACAGCCGGTATAAATATAAATTTGTGGTTATGGACGCTGCCGGAAACCAATCTGTGGAGTGGTATGGAAGCGTAAATTCAGATAACCCCGATCCATCTGCCACTTCACCTTTGTCGTATTATTATATGTATCCGGTTGATAACTCGCAGTATAATTTCTGCTTCAAGATTCTTCCTGCTGCCAATAATCAAAACTGTAATGTTAATGTGAATTATAGTCCGGGCATTGCCAATTATACCAATACCATCATTATAAAATAA